aaaattccttacccagatttctgtgttcgcagaccataaataagagtcaacttcctcgattcgggattttaaatcggtgatttgggacaccataaattatcccaagtggagactctgattttgaataaataatcccgtttcgattattgtcactttaattagaaaaactcccctatacccctttcgggaaagaaaaagaaagtgtgACAATTAGCCACAGATAAATACTTGTTATGAGGATTATAAGAGGTTTTAACCTTTTGGAACTCGTTTCCTTGCATGTTTCCACAATTATTCTTGTACATAGACGTTATTACATTAGAGGACCGGGTACATTTAAGTGACTTATCAagatcatttttaacccttttcagAACCTCCTGAAGTTGTCTATTCTTTTAAAGCTCAGCAGCAAGACTTGTTTTAACTTTCTTAAGCTtactctcaagctcaagttgagtCTCACTAGCCACTTCCTTTCCTTTAGGGTGTCCATCcattttttcatttgatttttcaACAAGATATTTTCTCTGGTTACTTCTTCCACGTGTTCCTTCAAGTCTACAATGGAAACTACCATATCATTTCTCTCTTGTTCTATGTCACAAATTTTTTCGATTAGAGCATTTTTCTCATTAATGAGTATATGATAGGCGTCAATCAACACATTTTCTAAGGACATCAATTTTTTTAGAGTAAGTTTTTAAATTTATTTGAACATAAAGAAAACTTACCTAATCTTCCTCCTTGTCCTCATCATCATCAGATTTGGCCATGAGTGCAAATATTGACTCATATTCTGAAGATTTACTGTCAACAACTATTATAGATGCATCTCCTTGGTCATTATCACCTTCAGATCCACTAGAGGAATCTCCCCAAGCAGCCAAAGCTTGCTTCACCATGTTGCCAGCAACATCTCTTCTTTTGAACTTCCTGTCAGGGATCTGGTTCTTGTTAGCCGCCTTATCAGTATATGTTTTGTCATGATCCTTCTTATGAAGAGGGCATTCTTTAATGAAGTGTCCAATCACTTATGATAACAATCATTTCCTTTGAAATTCCTGCCAGAACTTCCTTTCTTTGAAATCCCACCATTTTTTTGAACCATCTTTTGGAATTTTCGAGTGAGATACTCCATGTCGGATTCATCACTACTTGAGTCATTGTTGGCAGCCTTGAGAACTAGGTTCTTCTCTTTcttgggctctcttctttcaaGATCTTTATTTCTCTTCATCTCATAGGTTTTGAGATTTTCAATAAGCTCGTCAATAGTTAGCTTCTACAGATCCTTGTCTTCAGTGATAGCATTCATTTTACTTTTCCAGGAACCTGGTAGAACACTTAGTATTTTTTGGACTAACTTGTTTCTTGGGATGACTTCTCCAAGGGAGAGAAGCTCATTAATAATGGGGTGAAACGTGTATGTATGTCTTGAATAGACTCATCCTCCTTTATCTTGAAAAGCTCGTATTCAGTAGTAAGCATATCTATTTTGGACTACTTTATCTGAGTAGTTCTGTCATGAGTCGTTTGAAGAGCTTCCTAGATTTCCTTGGCAGATTCACATGTCGAGATATGATTATACTCGTCTGGTCCAATACCACACACAAGAATCTTCTTCGCCGAAGTTCTTTTCAACAGCTTTTCAGTCAGTATCATTGTATTCTTTTCTTGTCTTTGGAACAGTCTTTTGTTCCATCTCTATTAGCCTTCATAGGGACAAACAGACCATCACAAATCACGTCCCAAAGCTCGGAGTCTTCAGCCATAATGAAGTTATGCATTCATGTTTTCCACCAACCATAGTATTGGCCGTTGAATCTTGGGGGTCTATAAGTTGATTGTCCTTTCTCGAAGTTTAGTGGAGCATCCATGATGAAGATcgtttctaggtgttaacctttttaGAAAGAACTTGCTCTGATACCGATTGATAAAAACTAGTAGTCCACCAAACaatatagagaaccaggttctccgTCCATCCCCAGAGTAAAGAAGCGGAAAGTAAAACCAAACagtatagagaaccaggttctctatctgttCCCATAGTAAATATGCAGTAAATAAAAAACACACGATATTTATGTGGAAAACTCCTTGCTCAAGGGATTAAAAATCACGACTACCctagtaggatttcaacttcactaaacCGAGCAAACTTCAGATTACATCCTattgcaatctaggaattaaactcttaatccctcacccCTTACACTAACTCTATTGTAAGCCCTTTGCAATTACTCTATTACAAAGCAACAAAtcttgactaactctagtcaagaaaccaaaccaaataaTGGTTGAAATCTGTCTTACAAAGACACTTCTTGAAAGTATTGGAGGATTTCAATGAAGAAAAAAAtgacaaagactcaacaaacctaaggacctaagatatcttcaatctctgGATCTGGTCCATGAGGTTGTAGCAACTTTGTTCTTGAGATACGTGGTggctagcacttgagagaatatgaTTTTTTGGATTTGCAAGCGCTGAGTGAAGCCTCTTGCATCATGTTGATAATATATGTGTGAGGTCATGAAAGATGATGCAAGAGCGTGTCCTTTAGTTTGGCCTTAGCAAGCCACAGCTGTGCTGCTGTACTGCTGTCAAACGGTACAATGTAGCAGCTTTTACAGTTGTAGAGTTGACTGCAAAACTGATCCCTATTTGTTCCCTCTGTTGTTCCCTTATCTGATATCATTGAGAATTGAACCAGTCATCTGATTAGTTACTGTGAACGCAAGGGAACTAATTGTACAAGGTTGCTTATACAAATAATTCTTTCATAGGTATATATGCGACGTGAAAATATACAAATTCTTTTTTCTTAAGAAGAAAATCTGCAGACCTGATGTTCGGAGTTAAACAAGTATGGACAGTCAGCTAGCAACAGATGAGGCGCTCTCAATTTTGATTTCTTTGCTCTCAGTTTGGTTTACATTATGATAAAACTGTGAAATCGTTGAATCACATATGCTATAGTCAAATCAAGGTTGAATTTATTTTAACAGAAATTttggataattaattaattatccaaGTCTTAAATAATATACTCGAAGAATCTAGTGATTTACTTTGATGTTCAGTGCTAATGCAGCCTATTGACTTAAATACCACGTACCATAATTAAATAAAGAGAAGGACTTATTTTACAAAACCACATGTTAAATGCCTAACTACCTGAAGGAGTATGACTTCAACAATGACAGCCATTAGACTTGACtcgtcctttttttttttttttgaactattttaaaattttcaagcctaatgtttCATCATCTCATTTTATATAAGGGTGTTTGATTTCGTACGGACttcataaattaaaagaaaaatttgacATGTAAGTTAAGTAAACGAGCAGTATCAAACTCGCCCGTTGAAATTATAAGTGATGGTGATAATTTcacatgattttttattttaaataaataataatgggAGTTCCAATAAAACATGTCATTATTAAAATGGAGATATtaaaatttaatatatatttttttaaagattgtTATTTTAGACAAACTTTTAAAAAAAGGTTTACCACGTAATATTGGAAGACTCCTATTGCGCCGGTAAACAACATATGGGACACGTGTCAAATGGTGTAAGACCGCTGCCCCACACGCATAACtcttgcttcttctttttttctttttcttcaaccAATCATTCAAATTTTAGTCTTGATTTTCGCAAGCGTGATAGCTTGAACTGGATAATTAAATTTGGCATTCTAGATCTTTAAAGTTGAATCGTCCttcaaattttgaaaaagatATTTTAGGGTACAAGcatcattttttttttgacaacTAAACATTTCTTGTCCTAATTGATTTTAGGCAATTAGACGACCTCTTGAAAAagaattatataaatattttagTTAAAGGTATGGCATATTGAATACTTGATGTGTGCGGAAAATGTATACAGtgagacctctctataacaatatTCTTAAATAATCAGAGGCGGTTCAACGTTTAAGGGTTTTAGCAttcccattatatttttaaaactatGGGTTCAATCTACTATTTATTGCAATTTTAATGGATTTTTATACATTAATTTATACTACGCgtcaaaagttatgggttcaattgaacccggcACCGGAGTGTTATAAAAGCAAAGTTTTTTCAGAACTAATGTCATGTTTTGTTATAATATTTGTTCTCTATAACAACAATTCGCTATAACATTCAAAAATATTCAGAACAAACGAGGCTGTCATAAAAAAATTTGTTGGTATAATTATGTGCTCTAGTAATCTCCTTCGATGTATACTTGACAAAAGGAACAAGTCAAGAGAAGTAATTGTGCATTCTCCCTTTGAATAAGGATTAATGTACCATTATACTACGTATGGATTGAAAAAATAGGCACAAATGGAATAAGAGTTTAAAAAGATAATTGACAATTTTGAAGTTACTAATAGAACGAATTCCAATTTTTTCCATCATTTCCACTTTTTCTAGATATATATGTTTTAATTTTAATACATTTATACTCTTCAGACATCATCTTAAGAATTATAGTCGTTGTACACTTCGTAGGATTTATCTCTTCCATCTGCAAACATCTCCATCTGGAttgaaacttttcattttatgaGAATCGCAGTCAAATATGCTACTCTAGCTAATTAAATAGTCTTACAAGAACGAGAAATGTAGTAATATCCTTGTTTGCAATAAATTTATGCAGAGAAAAATAAAACTGTAATCACAAATAATTATAAAGAAAAAGGATTTTATTGATAAACGTTGTAGGTTACAACTCTGTTTATTCCTTGATTCTTCCCTCCGATTTATTCTACGTGATTCGAGGGCCTTAGCGGCGTATTTCTCGAACGTAGGACTTTAAGCAAGACATATTTGACATGTCTTTGATCTCTTAATGAATATTCCAAGAGTTTCATGGAATTTCGAAAATCTCATATTTGATCTCTTTGTGCATATTCTAAAAGTTTATGGAATTGCTGAGATCCCTTTGAAGGATATATGTAGTCTTATTTATAGGCATGAATTAGGGTTTAGATGAAGTAGCCACCAAGTAaccctaatagactcctaatatttcAAGAGTTgtcttgaatttaggatttatcTTAATCTGTTAAAATTTGAGTGTCTATGATCCTCAATATAAAAATACTGTAAATGGTACATAGAGCATTTTGATTTAAGAAAAaggcaaaaaaaggaaaaatcataCAAGACGAAATAATAATCGAATGAATTTGATGATTTAGATAAGGGAGTGTGACTGTTGGGATTGAATTTTTCTGCTCTCTTTCTTTAACTATCGGGTATTTCAACTAATTCAGAGTCGGAAGTTGCCTCATTAAGAGGCACTTTTCCTATTAAGAAATTTTTAATTCAAAACTTGAATTCGAGATtcgataaaaaaaattcaattattCAATCACACTTTTTGGTGTTATTTTTAAACTTCCTTGATATGTAACGAAAATTCCTAAATTTTGAACGCCAGCAAGAATCAGTCTTGACCAATTATTTTCTCCAAATATTTAGGACCATTTTGGATTTTGCACGTTTATATACCCTTAAATCTATCTGTACATTAAATTTCAGGCATAAACAGAGGCAGATGATTTGGTTCATGTTTTCCCAAGTCCTAACTCTTCTCTTCAAAAACCATGTGTCCTAAGAAAGTGGGACCCCTATGTCAGCGGTTTAACCTATAACACGTGGCAATAACACCCACCAACTTTGGCCCCCTAAATCTGTTTCACAACACGGTGACGGGAGGCAGAGTACGACGCTTTGATTGGTCAATTTGTGGGAATGTGAAAGTGGTGGAAAACTATTTTTCAAGTCTTGAATTTTCTACAACAAACTCTATAAAGCAGGCCAATAGAAAATAGGACCCAAATTTATTTATTGTAAACATAAAAAGGGAGAAATCCACGTTTTTCTTCTCTCCTTTCCAAGAATCATCAATAGGCTTTAAGAACTGAGGAGTCTTATTGAACATTTACTAACACTTATATTTGATCAAAAGAGCTAGAGATTAACCCCTACTTTATTTTCCTCTAAGAAAATGATAGTAGTAAGATGGTGGATGACAACATTCCAATTGACAGAGCTGTTTGTGAGTTGTTTAGTTCATTTGACTTACGGGCTTTACATATTCAGCACAGCAGTGGCCGGTGATGTTTCCCAGACTCTGAGCGATTGGCTTTTCAAGCCAAATTTGGAAACTAGCCTTAAAACAGATGATTCAAAAAAGACTAACACTGATTTGCCTCCTATTGTGTTGGTTCATGGAATCTTTGGTTTTGGCAAAGGGGTAATGCCCCTTTTACACATTTTCTCCTTCTTTGGGTTTTggggttttttttctttctccatTATATGAAGATCACAACTGTTTATTCTAATTGCCACGTGGCCTTTTGTAGAGATTGGGAGGACTTTCATATTTCGCTGGTGCAGAGAAAAAGGATGAAAGGGTTCTAGTACCGGATTTGGGTTCACTTACTAGCATTTATGACAGGTGGATATTTTTAGCTCAAATTCTGTgatattgtgtgtgtgtgtgtgtgtgtgtgtgtgtgtgtgttttggcAACAATTGATGGATTTTAGTTTTCAGGGCACGtgaattgttttattatttgaaaGGAGGGCAGGTTGATTATGGGGAGGAACACAGTAAGGCTTGTGGGCATTCCCAATTTGGACGAATTTATGAACAAGGTCAGAAtcttttcattttaatttttattttctatAATGTTGGTCTGAGATGAATTTTGAAGGGGGAACAAGGTCAATGAGAGTTCATTCAGCCGACCCCAACTTGTTTGGACTGAGGCGcaattgttgttgttatatacTATTACTTAATTGCATTTCAATCTTTGTGAATTCAATGTCTAACTTAAACTAGCCACTTTTCTTTCCTGGCTAAAAAAATGAAGCAGGACACTACCCCGAGTGGGATGAAGATCATCCTATTCATTTTGTGGGCCATTCAGCTGGAGCACAGGTTGTTCGAGTCTTGCAACAGATGCTGGCTGACAAGGTAAATTAATGCACAATTAGTTACAAAATTGGGACACCTTAAATAATCTGTTCAACATTAACATTAAGCTTACTATGATAGGCATTCAAAGGTTACGACAACACTTCAGAGAACTGGGTGTTAAGCCTAACATCATTATCTGGAGCACTTAACGGGACAACCCGAACTTACTTTGATGGAATGCAGTAAGTTTCTCAAAATCTTTACTTGCTGCAGTTTAACATTATTTGGTCAATTATTGCCATGTGAATAATAGATGCTTTTATGCTATAAATTTGATCGAGTTGTGAGTTAATAAATCAATATTTAGCTGTGACGTCAGAGTCCTAGATGATCTTCGCGTACATAGTACTTGAGGAGGCACACAATAGGTAGCTACTCCATTATATTACGATAATATGCATAAAACTATTGTCAAAGCTATCATCTGTTTGTAGCTTTGTTTACTTTTATGTTTTTGACCAGTTAACTGAGATCTGTAAAACTGCAGTTTTTACTGAATTTGACTGAATTTTTCAACAGACCTGAAGATGGGAAGTCCTTAACGCCCGTATGTTTGCTCCAACTTTGCCGCATTGGAGTAATAATTTATGAGTGGCTTGACATTCCCTTGCTGAAGGACTATTACAACTTTGGCTTTGACCACTTCAGTATGTCCTGGAGGAAAAGTGGTATCCGGGGTTTTGTTGATTGCCTTTTAGGGAATGGCGGTCCATTTGCTTCGGGAGATTGGATACTTCCAGATCTTACTATCCAGGGGTCAATGAAGTTGAACAGCCACTTACGTACATTTCCGCAAACATACTACTTCAGCTATGCTACCAAGCGTACCACGCAAGTAATGGGTCTTACAGTTCCTTCTGGCGTTCTAGGGATACATCCGCTGCTATTCATCAGAGTCCTGCAAATGAGCCAATGGCGGCATCCACAAGATGTTTCTCCTCCGTACAAGGGCTATAGGTTCGTGCCTATTactcctctgtttcaatttactTAGATAGATGAAGATTCTTTATACTACATGCGATATTCACCTGAATTTTATTTCTAATTAGTCAGCAACATTTGAATCTCTGTTGTGAAAATCTTATCAAGCATTAACTATTATAATTGAGTGACTATGTTGTGTTAAGCCATGCTCATATGCACCGAGATCTCACTTCCAATCCGGTTATCATTTTTTGAGTTATTGTTGTTCATGGCCAAGTTATTGTTGATTATTAGACTGGTTTGTGGATATACATGCATGGCTGATTTGCACCGCGCCAAAGTAGGGATTTTATAACACCACTTTCAATTGATTTCCAGTTCTCCTAATTTTAGTGTCACCTGAACACGTTTCTGTTTAATTTCCTTTGTAAGATGGGGATTTCCAATCCTTAAAACAATCTGTTTATGATCAGTTTAAAGTCATAAATTTAATACCTCACTAGGTTTTCAAAACCAGTAATTCAAATGCAAAATTGAGTTCCTATTCAAAATTGCATCTTCTCAAACTAATCATCGTATATGACAGCACTATGGATTCAATACAAATAATAACTAGTTTCATTGACTCATTGCTGTTATTTCATCTAATACATGCAGGGATGAAGATTGGTGGGACAATGACGGTGCTCTCAACACCATATCTATGACGCACCCACGCTTGCCGGTTGAACACCCGAGTCACCTTGTCGTTAAAGATTCTGATTGTCAGCCCTTGCAACCTGGCATCTGGTAGGTGACCAGTCAGATTCTGCTCTTGTATTTGTTTAGCCAAGTTAATATCATATAGTATCTCTTCTAGTTCTGTGTCCATAGCCTTTAATAACTACACAGTCCTCATTGTTAGTCTTCATTTATGTCATTAGTATTCCTGGgtaggggtggcaaaatggttaaaagaaaacagttaaccatccatattatccactaaaaaatgtgttggataatgaacttCTTAAAAAttggtcaaatatggataagaatcatattatccatttagaaaatggataaccaatgggtctaacttttacatttgtaaagcctcaaattggggttcctcaagttagggagattaagaattctcccaaaagtgatcatatgcaagaattcatggataatatggtccggttaacccatttttatccgtattaaatatgggtcgggtcg
The Nicotiana sylvestris chromosome 11, ASM39365v2, whole genome shotgun sequence DNA segment above includes these coding regions:
- the LOC104211796 gene encoding uncharacterized protein translates to MIVVRWWMTTFQLTELFVSCLVHLTYGLYIFSTAVAGDVSQTLSDWLFKPNLETSLKTDDSKKTNTDLPPIVLVHGIFGFGKGRLGGLSYFAGAEKKDERVLVPDLGSLTSIYDRARELFYYLKGGQVDYGEEHSKACGHSQFGRIYEQGHYPEWDEDHPIHFVGHSAGAQVVRVLQQMLADKAFKGYDNTSENWVLSLTSLSGALNGTTRTYFDGMQPEDGKSLTPVCLLQLCRIGVIIYEWLDIPLLKDYYNFGFDHFSMSWRKSGIRGFVDCLLGNGGPFASGDWILPDLTIQGSMKLNSHLRTFPQTYYFSYATKRTTQVMGLTVPSGVLGIHPLLFIRVLQMSQWRHPQDVSPPYKGYRDEDWWDNDGALNTISMTHPRLPVEHPSHLVVKDSDCQPLQPGIWYYKIVEGDHILFVVNRERAGVQFDLIYDSIFERCRKHVLRKTPTLPNHS